The sequence CGTCGGTGCCGTCGTCTGGTTCGTCACCGCGCTGCTCGTCTACGCGTACGCCCGCCGGGCGGCCAGTGACCGCCCGTGACCAGTTACCGGTCTGACGCATCCGGAAGGCCTTTGCCCCGAACCCGCCACCTCATCGTATGATCGACGAGACGATCGAGGAGATCCGCCGGATGCAGACCCACAGTTCGTCGGTGGTCGCGGTCAAGGCGACCGAGGCCCTGCGCGACCTGCTCGATCGCGACTACCAGAACGTCGAGGCGTACGAACGCGACCTCGAACGCAACGCGGGGGCGCTCCGGCGAGCCAACCCCTCGCACGCGTCGCTTCACAAGGCGATGCGAGAGGTCGTCGAAGACGTCGTCGGCGTGGCCGACACCGTCGAGGAGGCGAAAGCCCAGACGGATCGCGTCATCGATCGCATCGCCGAGGAGATAGAGATGGGCAAGCGGCGGTCGGCCGACCGCGCGGCCGACACCTTCGACGACGGTGAGAGCTTCCTCACCCACGACTTCTCCACGACCGTCCTGGAAGCCATCGAGACGGCGGCCACGGGTGGCACCCACCTCACCGCGTACGTCACCGAGGCCCGCCCGCGGTATCTCGGCCGCAAGACAGCCCGGCGACTCGCGGAGATGGACCGCGTCGACCCTCACCTCGTCGTCGACAGCGCGGCCGGGTACTTCCTCGATCAGTGTGACCGCGTGATCGTCGGCATGGACTGCATCGTCGAGGACACGCTCTACAACCGCGTGGGCACGTTCCCCCTCGCCGCCGCGGCCGACGTGGCCGACGTCCCCGTCACCGTCGTCGGCTCCCAGTCGAAGGTCATCGACGACGACTTCGTGTTCGAAAACGAGTCCCGGCCGCCCGCGGAAGTGATCCGTGAACCGGTCGAGGGGGTCACCGTCGAGAACCCCGCCTACGACGCGACGCCGATGGACCTGATCGACAGCGTGGTC comes from Haloplanus sp. XH21 and encodes:
- a CDS encoding translation initiation factor eIF-2B translates to MIDETIEEIRRMQTHSSSVVAVKATEALRDLLDRDYQNVEAYERDLERNAGALRRANPSHASLHKAMREVVEDVVGVADTVEEAKAQTDRVIDRIAEEIEMGKRRSADRAADTFDDGESFLTHDFSTTVLEAIETAATGGTHLTAYVTEARPRYLGRKTARRLAEMDRVDPHLVVDSAAGYFLDQCDRVIVGMDCIVEDTLYNRVGTFPLAAAADVADVPVTVVGSQSKVIDDDFVFENESRPPAEVIREPVEGVTVENPAYDATPMDLIDSVVTDQGQFEP